Proteins from one Deinococcus apachensis DSM 19763 genomic window:
- a CDS encoding M50 family metallopeptidase, with product MNLLQSIAAALTPAGLLWTLLIIGVATFLHELAHFALARWQGVAVKSFSVGMGPVLLKRPWRGTEWRLSLLPIGGYVEIDGMAPEEGPGGTYRQPTRGFAALPAWGKIAVLLAGPLMNLVLAIGLMTVTFSSQGIPALDRVRIETVRNNSRAQALGLQPGDVITALNGRDIPDTVTASGAARPGWESLRDVLATAGRKTLTVERNGAARDIAFDWQPQVNGTRQLLGISYRPDVQPASVPVAFRTSLQTTAEAVPQILRAFGGLFTRFFSLDFSQDQNVSGPIGTAEVVSRAAALSPWALVQVAILLNLSLAFFNLIPIPGLDGGRILLVLVGALRGRPLTLSQEQAINLAGFAFVMLLMVFVVVRDVSRFF from the coding sequence GTGAACCTCCTCCAGAGCATCGCGGCGGCCCTCACCCCCGCGGGCTTGCTGTGGACGCTGCTCATCATCGGGGTGGCGACCTTCCTGCACGAACTCGCGCACTTCGCGCTGGCCCGCTGGCAGGGGGTGGCGGTCAAGTCCTTCAGCGTGGGGATGGGACCGGTGCTGCTCAAGCGGCCCTGGCGCGGCACCGAGTGGCGCCTGAGCCTGCTGCCCATCGGCGGCTACGTGGAGATTGACGGCATGGCGCCGGAGGAGGGGCCGGGCGGCACGTACCGCCAGCCCACACGCGGCTTCGCGGCCCTACCCGCGTGGGGCAAGATCGCGGTGCTGCTTGCTGGACCGCTGATGAACCTGGTGCTGGCGATTGGGCTGATGACAGTCACCTTCAGCTCGCAGGGTATCCCGGCACTCGACCGCGTCCGCATCGAGACGGTGAGGAACAACTCGCGGGCTCAGGCGCTCGGCCTCCAGCCCGGGGACGTCATCACGGCGCTGAACGGGCGGGACATTCCCGACACCGTCACGGCCAGCGGGGCTGCCCGTCCCGGCTGGGAGAGCCTGCGCGACGTCCTCGCCACCGCGGGCCGCAAGACGCTGACCGTCGAGCGGAACGGGGCGGCGCGGGACATCGCCTTCGACTGGCAGCCGCAGGTGAACGGGACCCGGCAACTCCTGGGAATCAGTTATCGGCCGGACGTCCAGCCCGCCAGCGTGCCCGTCGCCTTCCGAACCTCCCTTCAGACGACTGCCGAGGCGGTGCCGCAGATTCTGCGCGCCTTCGGGGGCCTTTTTACCCGCTTTTTCAGCCTGGACTTCTCACAGGATCAGAACGTGAGCGGCCCCATCGGCACGGCGGAGGTCGTGAGCCGCGCCGCCGCGCTGAGCCCCTGGGCGCTCGTGCAGGTCGCCATATTGCTCAACCTCTCGCTCGCCTTTTTCAACCTGATCCCGATTCCCGGGCTGGACGGCGGGCGCATCCTGCTCGTCCTGGTGGGGGCACTGCGGGGTCGTCCCCTCACGCTCTCGCAGGAGCAGGCGATCAACCTCGCGGGCTTCGCGTTCGTGATGCTGTTGATGGTGTTCGTGGTGGTGCGGGACGTGAGCCGGTTTTTCTAG